CATTTCCGATATTTATTTTCATAAGGGAGAAATGCTTATCCGAAGCGGATATAAAGATAAAGCTATTGCCTATTACAAAAAAGCATCAGATTTTAATAAATGGGAAAGGGAATACAAAAAAAGATACATAGAAATCCTTCTTGATTTAGGAAGAAAAGATGAAGCAGAAGAAATTGCAAAGAAAGCCCTTAAATTTGCATCTGATGAGCCAAAGATATGGTTTTTATTGGCAAGGCTGAATGAGGAAAAAGATAGCAATAAGGCTATTTTTTATTACAAAAAGGTTCTTGAAATTTCTCCCTATTGGGCAGATCCATACAACAACCTTGCCATTATTTATGTTTCATCCAAAAATTATGAAATGGCAGAAAGATATTTCCTTTGTGCAAAAAATCTTAATCCCGATTACAGAGAAAACCTTAAAAACCTCTACAAAGAACTGACTGGAGTCTATCTTAAGGAAAATAGGCTAAAGGAGGCAAAAAACGAGGCTTTAAAGGTTCTTAAGATAGATAAAAAGGATTCTTATGCAAGGGATGTCTTGAGGTTTTTGCAAAATTTTGACAAATTAAAGAAAAAAGGGTATAATTATTAGGAAAGATGGAGAAGTTAAAATTGGGAATACCAAAGGGAAGCCTTCAGGAATTGACCATAAGAATTTTAGATAGGGCAGGGTATAAGATATTTATCTCTTCTAATTCTCGCTTATATTCTCCTGATATAGATGACCCTGAAATTAGTGTTAGGCTCTTAAAGCCTCAAGATATGCCAAGGTTTATCGCAGAGGAAAGCCTTGATGCAGCTATTACAGGTAAGGATTGGCTAGAAGAATATAGATTAGCAAATTATGAAAAGGCCAAAAAGATATATGAAGTCTGTGAATTAAATTATGCAAAACAGGGTTTTACCATGGTTAAATGGGTCTTGGCAGTAGCAGAAGAATCGCAGATTAAAAGGGTTGAGGATTTAGAAGGAAAAAGGGTGGCTACAGAGCTAGAAAATATTACAAAGAATTACTTTGCAAATAAAGGGGTGAATGTAGAGGTTGAGTTTTCTTGGGGTGCTACTGAGGTTAAGGTGCCTGAGTTTGTTGATGCGATTGTAGAATTAACCGAAACAGGTGCTTCATTAAAGGCGAATGGCTTAAGAATTATTGATACTGTGTTGGAATCTACAACTGTATTCATCACAAACAAAGATGCATATAGAAATAAATGGAAGCATAAAAAGATGGAGGATATAATAATGTTAATGAAGGGTGTAATTGAAGCCGAGGGAAAGGTTTTAATCAAGGCAAGATACCCAAGGGATAAATATGAAAAAAGCTTGAACATCCTTAAGAAAGAAGCAATCACTACACCCTCCTTTTCTTTGGGAGAGAATTATGTAATAATTGAGGGAATTATCAAGGAAAGGAATTTGCGTCTTTTGATTCCCAAGCTTAAAGAAAAAGGGAGTGATCTCATTGAGGTCTTTCCCATCTCAAAGATTATATGGTAATTTGCTGGCGTAGCTCAGTTGGTTTAGAGTGTCTGACTGTGGATCAGAAGGTCATGGGTTCGAGTCCCATCGCCAGTAGAGAGGAAAATTGCAAATTGTAGATTGCAAATTGTAAAATGAAAGAGAAATAAAGAAAGGAGAAAGGGACTCGAAGCCCGAACGAAGTGAGGGCCAGGAACGAGAGATTTTGTTAGGCGAAAAAGGACGAGAAGGACTTTTGAGCCTTAGAAAATCCGAAGTTCGAGTCCCATCGCCAGTAGAGAGAAAGATAAATGATTAATCCAGAAATTCCTAAAGGATTTAAAGACTACTTGCCAAAAGAAATGATTGCCAGGCAACATCTCATTTCTATAATCCAAAGGGTCTTCGAAAGATATGGCTTTCTTCCTTTGGATACACCCTCACAGGAATATGCCCTAACATTGCTGGGAAAGGGCTCCCCCGAGATGGATAAGCAAATTTACCGCCTTAGGAGCCCTGAGGGAAAGGATGTAGGCCTTCGTTTTGATTTAACCGTTCCCTTGGCAAGGGTAGTAGCTCAATATCCAAACCTTCCAAAGCCATTTCGTA
This genomic interval from bacterium contains the following:
- a CDS encoding tetratricopeptide repeat protein, whose product is ISDIYFHKGEMLIRSGYKDKAIAYYKKASDFNKWEREYKKRYIEILLDLGRKDEAEEIAKKALKFASDEPKIWFLLARLNEEKDSNKAIFYYKKVLEISPYWADPYNNLAIIYVSSKNYEMAERYFLCAKNLNPDYRENLKNLYKELTGVYLKENRLKEAKNEALKVLKIDKKDSYARDVLRFLQNFDKLKKKGYNY
- the hisG gene encoding ATP phosphoribosyltransferase: MEKLKLGIPKGSLQELTIRILDRAGYKIFISSNSRLYSPDIDDPEISVRLLKPQDMPRFIAEESLDAAITGKDWLEEYRLANYEKAKKIYEVCELNYAKQGFTMVKWVLAVAEESQIKRVEDLEGKRVATELENITKNYFANKGVNVEVEFSWGATEVKVPEFVDAIVELTETGASLKANGLRIIDTVLESTTVFITNKDAYRNKWKHKKMEDIIMLMKGVIEAEGKVLIKARYPRDKYEKSLNILKKEAITTPSFSLGENYVIIEGIIKERNLRLLIPKLKEKGSDLIEVFPISKIIW